CACTGGCGCATCAGGATGCGGCCGACTTCCGTCGAACCGGTAAAGCTGATCTTGCGCACTTTGTCGTTGCTGCAAAGCTCCTTGCCGATCGCCGGACCGTCTTGGCCGACAATGACGTTGAAGACACCAGCCGGGACGCCGGCCTGTTCGGCAAGAACTGCGAGCGCGATCGCTGAGAGCGGGGTCTGCTCGGCGGGTTTCGACACGACCGTGCAGCCGACAGCTAGCGCCGGAGCGATCTTGCGGGTGATCATCGCCGCCGGGAAGTTCCAGGGCGTGATGGTGCCGACGACTCCGACCGGCTGCTTGATGACGATCATGCGCTTGTCGTTGGAAGGAGCGGGAATCGTTTCGCCGTAGATGCGCTTGGCTTCCTCTGCATACCATTCGATATAAGCGGCGGCATAAAGGATCTCGCCGCGTGCTTCAGGAAAGGGCTTACCCATTTCCGCCGTCAGGATCGCCGCCAGCTCATCGGCGTTGGCGACCATCAGGTCGAACCACTTGCGCAGGATGGCGCTACGCTCCCTTGCAGGACGTGCTGCCCATGCAGGTTGCGCCGCATGGGCCGCCTCGATCGCCTTGCGGGTGTCGGCAGCACCCATGTCCGGCAGCGAGGCGAGCACTTCGCCTGTTGCCGGGTTCAAGACGTCGAAGGTTTTCGTCGCTTCGCCCCTCGTCCATTCGCCCTTGACGTATCCGCAGTCGCGAAGGAACGGCGAGGAAAAGGGCACATGCTTGGTCAGTGCAGTCGTGAATGACATGTCATTAACTCCGAAGGGCGGTTTAGTTGCCCGCACTTGCTTGAAGGATCGAGGTTTCGAGGATATCGAGCGCTTCGACGAAGATATTGTCCTGGATGGTGATCGGGGCAAGGAAGCGAATGACGTTTGCGTGCACGCCGCAGGTCAAAAGAATGAGACCCTTCTCCAGCGCGATCAGGCGGACCTTGTTGGCGAAATCCGCGCTCGGCAGGTTTGTCACCTTGTCATTGAACTCGATGGCGTTCATGAAGCCCGGGCCGCGGATGTCGGCGATTTCCGGCACCTTGTCGCGCAGAGATTCCAGCCGTTGCTTCAGGCGGCTGCCGAGCTGGTTGGCCCGGTTGCAGAGGTCCTCGTCCTTGATGACGTCGAGCACGGCGTGCGCTGCGGCGATGCCGAGAGGGTTGCCGCCATAGGTGCCGCCGAGACCGCCCGGGCCCGGTGCATCCATGACTTCCGCGCGGCCGGTGACGGCAGCCAGGGGAAAGCCGCCGGCAAGGCTTTTTGCCATCGTCATCAGGTCGGGCGCGACCTCATGGTGGTTCATGGCAAACATCTTGCCCGTGCGCGCAAAGCCCGTCTGCACCTCGTCGGCAATCAACAGAATGCCGTGCTGGTCGCAAAGTTCGCGTAGCGCCTTCATGAATGCGACCGGTGCAGGATAGAACCCGCCTTCGCCCTGAACCGGCTCGATGATGATGGCGGCGACGCGCTGCGGATCGACATCGGCGGCGAAAAGCCTCTTCAGGGCGGCAAGCGACTGTTCAGTTGACACGCCATGCATCTCGACGGGGAAAGGCACGTGGAAAACATCGCCCGGCATCGCGCCAAAGCCAACCTTGTAGGGCACGACCTTGCCGGTCAGCGCCATGCCCATAAAGGTGCGGCCATGGAAGCCGCCGCCAAAGGCGATGACGGCGGAGCGGCCGGTGGCGGCACGCGCTATCTTCACGGCGTTCTCGACAGCCTCGGCGCCCGTCGTCACGAAGATCGTCTTCTTGGCAAAGCTTCCGGGCGCCAGCGCGTTCAGACGTTCGGCGAGATGCACGTAGCTTTCATAAGGCACGACTTGATGGCAGGTATGGGTGAAGTGGTCGAGTTGATCTTTTACCGCGGCGATCACCCGCGGATGGCGGTGGCCCGTGTTGAGCACTGCGATGCCGGCTGCGAAGTCGATGTAGCGGCGTCCCTCCTTGTCCCAGATCTCGGCATTCTCCGCCCGGTCGGCATAGATCTGCGTGGTCATGCCAACGCCGCGCGATATAGCGGCATTCTTCCGGTTCGTAAGGGTGATCGTGTTCATCGTGGGCTCGCGCTCCTGCGCTGGAAGGGAGGAATTATCTTGCATAATTTCTGCAAGGAAGTTACAAAATACCTACATTTTTCCTGCAGGAAATCAAGCGGCATTTTTTGCTTCAAACATCACGCTTTTTGATGGATGCCCGCGCCGGAAGAGTGTGCCCGCACAGCGCCAAAGACAAAAATGGAACCAGGGATTTATCGCTTGATGAACAACAACGGTCCGGTACGCTACAAGGTGGCCGAAGCGGCAAGACTGGCAGGCATTTCCGCCTCAACGGCCCGCCTGTGGGAAAGCCAGGGCCTGGTCGTTCCCGACCGCTCCCAAACCGGCCATCGCCAATACAGTGCCGAGGATGTCGCCCGTCTGAAGCGGATTTCGTGGTATCGCGTCGAGCGCGGGCTAAACCCGGCGGCGATCCGCGAGGCACTGGAAAGCGAGGAACCGTCGACCGAAAACGCCGAGAGCAGCAGCACGTCCGACATCGGCCGCCGGCTGCGCAGTCTTCGTCATGCGGCAGAAAAGACGCTCGAGCAGGTGGCGAGCGAGATGGGCATCACCTCTTCGACCCTGTCGACACTGGAACGCACGTCGCAGGGCGTCAGTTTCAAGACGCTGCACGATCTCGCCGAATATTACGGCACCACAGTCTCGCGCCTCTCCGGCGAGGAGAGCCAGGACGTTCCCGCAATCGTCCGTTCGGGCGAATGGCGCACCTGGCCGCAGACGACGCCCGGCGTTTCGGTACAGCTGCTGGCCGAAGGCCGACGTATGATGGATTGCCATCGTTTCGTGCTGGCACCGGGGGCTGCCAGCGAAGGCGCCTACCGGCATGAAGGCGAGGAATTCATGCATGTGCTTTCCGGCCGCCTTGAGCTCGTTCTCGATTCCGACCAGTTCTTCGATCTCGGCCCCGGCGACTCGCTCTACTTCGAAAGCCGCCGCTATCATTCCTGGCGCAATCGCCACGATGGCGAGACTGTTCTCCTGTGGATCAACACGCCACCGACATTCTAACGCTCGAAGAGCTTCAAAGCGGTATCGCTGCGGCTGCCTTTGCGCTATAGCGCGACGTGAGACATTGAAACGATAAGAGACAGCCATGGCCGCCACCATCCGTTACCACGAAGGCGATATTTCAGAGCAGGACGCCGCCCGTTATACGGGCGCGATCGCGATCGATACGGAAACGCTCGGCCTCGTGCCACGCCGCGACCGGCTCTGTGTCGTACAGCTTTCGCCGGGTGACGGCACCGCCGATGTCATCCGCATTGCCGCCGGACAGAAGGAAGCGCCGAATCTGGTCGCGATGTTCGCCGATCCTGCTCGCCTAAAGATCTTCCATTATGGACGCTTCGATATCGCCGTGCTGTTCCACACCTTCGCCGTCACCACGGCGCCTGTCTTCTGCACCAAGATCGCATCGCGCCTATGTCGCACCTATACGGATCGCCACGGCCTGAAGGACAATCTCAAGGAAATGCTCGACGTCGACATCTCCAAGGTCCAGCA
Above is a window of Rhizobium etli 8C-3 DNA encoding:
- a CDS encoding NAD-dependent succinate-semialdehyde dehydrogenase, producing MSFTTALTKHVPFSSPFLRDCGYVKGEWTRGEATKTFDVLNPATGEVLASLPDMGAADTRKAIEAAHAAQPAWAARPARERSAILRKWFDLMVANADELAAILTAEMGKPFPEARGEILYAAAYIEWYAEEAKRIYGETIPAPSNDKRMIVIKQPVGVVGTITPWNFPAAMITRKIAPALAVGCTVVSKPAEQTPLSAIALAVLAEQAGVPAGVFNVIVGQDGPAIGKELCSNDKVRKISFTGSTEVGRILMRQCADQIKKVSLELGGNAPFIVFDDADLDAAVEGAIASKYRNAGQTCVCANRLYVQSGVYDAFAAKLAAKVEAMSVGNGFDAGVTIGPLIDAQGLAKVEDHVSDALSKGARVLTGGKRIAGAGTFFTPTVLTDVARGMKVAREETFGPVAPLFRFDTVEEVIQQANDTEFGLAAYFFAGDLKKVWKVAEALEYGMVGINTGLMSTETAPFGGVKQSGHGREGSRHGVDDYLEMKYLCIGNL
- a CDS encoding 4-aminobutyrate--2-oxoglutarate transaminase produces the protein MNTITLTNRKNAAISRGVGMTTQIYADRAENAEIWDKEGRRYIDFAAGIAVLNTGHRHPRVIAAVKDQLDHFTHTCHQVVPYESYVHLAERLNALAPGSFAKKTIFVTTGAEAVENAVKIARAATGRSAVIAFGGGFHGRTFMGMALTGKVVPYKVGFGAMPGDVFHVPFPVEMHGVSTEQSLAALKRLFAADVDPQRVAAIIIEPVQGEGGFYPAPVAFMKALRELCDQHGILLIADEVQTGFARTGKMFAMNHHEVAPDLMTMAKSLAGGFPLAAVTGRAEVMDAPGPGGLGGTYGGNPLGIAAAHAVLDVIKDEDLCNRANQLGSRLKQRLESLRDKVPEIADIRGPGFMNAIEFNDKVTNLPSADFANKVRLIALEKGLILLTCGVHANVIRFLAPITIQDNIFVEALDILETSILQASAGN
- a CDS encoding ribonuclease D yields the protein MAATIRYHEGDISEQDAARYTGAIAIDTETLGLVPRRDRLCVVQLSPGDGTADVIRIAAGQKEAPNLVAMFADPARLKIFHYGRFDIAVLFHTFAVTTAPVFCTKIASRLCRTYTDRHGLKDNLKEMLDVDISKVQQSSDWAAATLSPAQLEYAASDVLYLHALRDKLTERLIRDGRIDHATACFEFLPTRAKLDLLGWEEADIFAHS
- a CDS encoding cupin domain-containing protein; this encodes MNNNGPVRYKVAEAARLAGISASTARLWESQGLVVPDRSQTGHRQYSAEDVARLKRISWYRVERGLNPAAIREALESEEPSTENAESSSTSDIGRRLRSLRHAAEKTLEQVASEMGITSSTLSTLERTSQGVSFKTLHDLAEYYGTTVSRLSGEESQDVPAIVRSGEWRTWPQTTPGVSVQLLAEGRRMMDCHRFVLAPGAASEGAYRHEGEEFMHVLSGRLELVLDSDQFFDLGPGDSLYFESRRYHSWRNRHDGETVLLWINTPPTF